A single window of Rhipicephalus microplus isolate Deutch F79 chromosome 5, USDA_Rmic, whole genome shotgun sequence DNA harbors:
- the LOC119173863 gene encoding pre-mRNA-processing factor 17, giving the protein MVSNANMAAMLSICEYASSDDDDDATKNEEIQGNFTGLPPTTQSVVAIQKKYQLNAAPEVAVKESVCGVKPIDPTSKELLFNPKFENLFAPVVGPENPFRTQQQKAVKNTLAGYVEPAHVNDFHFESQRLTFNSYGYAIDPTADGSMDEGHRMVGSSEGASSSSSLTVFEKTKVRPGDKRKKAKNNDPSDIDGFAGPWAPYKDEKRNVKPTEEEQEELDEILAKRNKKGRRTEDKPMEEKTVLHIKDPYDYQGRSFLHVPQDVGVNLRASEPPDKCFLPKRLIHTWSGHSKGLSAIRWFPRSAHLLLSCSMDCKVKLWEVYNERRCVRTYNGHRQAVRDIAFDNKGEHFLSAGYDRYVKLWDTETGNCIAKFSNRKVAYCVKFNPDNDKQNLFVAGTSDKKIVCWDTRTKEIVQEYDRHLGAVNTITFVDDNRRFVSTSDDKSMRVWEWDIPVDMKYIADPSMHSMPAVTLSPNGKWLACQSMDNKIMIFSALNRFKLNRKKTFEGHMVAGYACSLDFSPDMSYLISGDADGKLYVWDWKTTKLYTKFKAHDAVCISALWHPHETSKVATAGWDGTIKFWD; this is encoded by the exons ATGGTGTCAAACGCCAATATGGCGGCAATGTTGTCAATCTGTGAGTACGCTAGcagtgacgacgacgacgatgcgaCGAAAAATGAAGAAATCCAGGGGAATTTCACCGGGCTGCCGCCCACAACACAGTCTGTTGTTGCGATTCAGAAAAAGTACCAATTGAATGCAGCTCCTGAAGTGGCCGTTAAG GAGTCGGTATGCGGCGTCAAGCCGATCGATCCTACAAGCAAGGAACTGCTGTTCAACCCAAAGTTCGAAAACCTCTTCGCTCCTGTC GTTGGACCGGAGAACCCTTTTAGAACTCAGCAACAGAAAGCTGTTAAGAACACCTTGGCTGGTTACGTCGAACCGGCACATGTGAACGACTTCCACTTTGAGTCTCAAAGGCTAACGTTCAACAGCTATG GCTACGCGATTGACCCAACTGCTGACGGATCCATGGATGAGGGCCACAGGATGGTCGGTTCGTCGGAAGGTGCTTCTTCGAGCAGTTCTCTGACCGTGTTCGAAAAGACGAAAGTTCGACCGGGTGACAAAAGGAAGAAAGCGAAGAACAATGACCCGTCGGACATTGACGGTTTCGCTGGACCCTGGGCTCCGTACAAGGATGAGAAACGAAATGTCAAGCCGACTGAG GAGGAGCAGGAAGAACTGGATGAAATTCTGGCAAAAAGGAACAAAAAGGGTCGACGTACTGAGGATAAGCCGATGGAAGAAAAGACAGTGTTGCACA TCAAGGACCCGTACGACTATCAGGGCCGGTCGTTCTTGCACGTCCCACAGGACGTGGGGGTGAACCTGCGTGCGAGCGAGCCTCCCGACAAGTGCTTCCTGCCCAAGCGTCTCATCCACACGTGGTCGGGTCACTCCAAGGGCCTTTCGGCGATCCGATGGTTCCCTCGGTCCGCCCACTTGTTGCTCTCTTGCAGCATGGACTGCAAAGTCAAG TTGTGGGAGGTGTACAACGAGCGGCGCTGCGTGCGGACTTACAACGGCCACCGTCAGGCGGTTAGAGACATTGCCTTTGACAACAAGGGCGAGCACTTCCTGTCGGCCGGTTACGACCGCTACGTCAAGCTCTGGGACACGGAGACGG GAAACTGCATAGCAAAGTTCTCCAATCGCAAGGTGGCTTACTGTGTCAAGTTCAACCCTGACAATGACAAGCAGAACCTGTTTGTGGCTGGAACCTCCGACAAGAAGATTGTCTGT TGGGACACCAGGACCAAAGAGATCGTCCAGGAATATGACAGGCATCTCGGTGCCGTAAACACCATCACGTTTGTTGACGATAACCGCCGCTTTGTATCCACGTCTGACGACAAGAGCATGCGTGTCTGGGAGTGGGACATCCCTGTCGACATGAAATACATCGCAGACCCTTCCATGCACTCCATGCCTGCGGTCACCCTCTCACCTAACG GAAAATGGCTGGCCTGCCAATCAATGGACAACAAGATCATGATTTTTTCAGCCCTCAACCGTTTCAAGTTGAACCGTAAAAAGACGTTCGAAGGACACATG gTTGCTGGGTACGCATGTAGCTTGGACTTCTCACCAGACATGAG CTACTTAATATCCGGTGATGCTGACGGGAAGCTATATGTTTGGGACTGGAAGACAACTAAGCTATACACCAAGTTCAAGGCCCACGATGCTGTTTGCATCAGTGCATTATGGCATCCACACGAAACATCAAAGGTGGCCACCGCTGGCTGGGACGGCACGATCAAGTTCTGGGACTGA